In Acanthopagrus latus isolate v.2019 chromosome 17, fAcaLat1.1, whole genome shotgun sequence, the following are encoded in one genomic region:
- the si:dkeyp-84f3.5 gene encoding zinc finger protein 135 — protein sequence MPSAHGQNFIMEKQKSVNTDSAQLGGESSTFICTECGDGFSQYSNVLAHMAIHGPLESFSFDGSSNGFEVPREYVLQENGTLTVVNGLVPSHSSVKPVSPGVLPSHFPLPVKPVSPTLRPQVSPYKDVFRPRPPDMNLDKSRQGHYRCEICSRSFNSLQSLHRHQQYRNTERGYKCTLCCKIFEGRQDLTKHLQDHANESFHCCGHCGKRFLKVDALNAHQKENHLSAKATAVSKSEKKQENKCEKTYPCRKCKLNFFWMSDFQTHSLYHCKGMELGVTYETEIEIAVNSKNMDYIPDENCYSNGTSVGIKNGDSKIFRQNSRGTIADHSMTPYRCGLCGECFQRLTDLKEHHRTHQTQEEIDQLNQESQKTFKRKISPKGRRRRGNPNGKLHPCKHCHRVFNHSSSLSRHMRYHKGTMHTCVFCGRHFPQRCDLRRHVAMYHKAELEKKPGLKLFTNNTASPNGPAPDSLNGENTTLSPDEKDKSTSDNEVTASPEDHQQEKQSGKAGRINYKCQECGKRFGLLCVYQRHLRYHKKEPNKCPRCPAQFKNSSSLELHLQNHPGSDEMGVDGQICHDTGSNGDDTALEKGNAEDIEDDYMDQTQNDQGNSSEVLYECTECTETFTCLETFLQHQTSHGSENNG from the coding sequence ATGCCATCAGCACATGGACAAAATTTCATCATGGAGAAGCAGAAATCAGTGAATACTGATTCAGCACAATTGGGTGGAGAATCAAGTACCTTCATCTGCACTGAGTGTGGTGATGGGTTTAGCCAGTACTCCAATGTATTGGCCCACATGGCCATTCATGGACCTTTGGAGTCATTCTCCTTTGATGGCTCCTCCAATGGATTTGAAGTCCCCCGAGAATATGTGCTTCAAGAAAATGGTACACTGACCGTTGTGAATGGCTTGGTGCCGTCGCATTCTTCTGTGAAACCAGTATCTCCAGGGGTCCTGCCATCACATTTCCCACTCCCTGTCAAACCAGTCTCTCCAACACTAAGGCCACAGGTTTCTCCTTACAAAGACGTCTTCCGACCAAGGCCACCAGACATGAACTTGGACAAGTCTCGGCAGGGCCACTACCGTTGTGAAATATGTAGCAGATCCTTTAACAGCCTGCAGAGTTTACATCGTCACCAACAGTATAGAAACACAGAGCGAGGTTACAAATGTACTTTGTGCTGTAAGATATTTGAAGGTAGACAGGACCTTACAAAACACCTCCAAGACCATGCCAATGAAAGCTTTCACTGCTGTGGTCATTGTGGTAAGCGATTCCTTAAAGTGGATGCTCTGAATGCTCATCAGAAAGAAAACCACCTCTCCGCCAAGGCTACAGCCGTGAGTAAATCTGAGAAGAAGCAGGAAAACAAGTGTGAGAAAACATATCCCTGTAGGAAGTGCAAGTTGAATTTTTTCTGGATGTCAgattttcagacacattcactgtACCATTGCAAAGGAATGGAGCTTGGAGTTACttatgaaactgaaattgaaattgCAGTGAACTCTAAGAACATGGATTACATACCAGATGAAAACTGTTACAGCAATGGCACATCTGTTGGTATTAAGAATGGGGATAGTAAAATCTTCAGGCAGAATAGTCGTGGAACTATTGCTGATCACTCTATGACACCATACAGATGTGGTTTGTGTGGGGAATGTTTCCAAAGGTTAACAGATCTGAAGGAGCATCACCGCACACATCAAACTCAGGAGGAAATAGATCAGCTGAATCAAGAATCACAAAAAACTTTCAAGCGAAAAATATCACCCAAAGGCAGACGTAGAAGAGGTAATCCAAATGGCAAGCTGCATCCGTGCAAGCACTGTCACCGTGTCTTTAATCATTCCAGTAGTTTATCTCGGCACATGAGATACCATAAGGGTACTATGCATACATGTGTATTTTGTGGTAGACATTTCCCACAACGCTGTGATTTGAGAAGGCATGTAGCTATGTACCACAAAGCTGAATTAGAAAAGAAACCTGGTTTGAAACTCTTCACCAACAACACAGCTTCACCAAATGGGCCTGCCCCCGATTCCCTTAATGGCGAGAATACCACATTGTCTCCTGACGAGAAAGACAAGAGCACCTCTGACAATGAAGTAACAGCCTCACCGGAGGATCATCAACAGGAGAAACAATCTGGAAAAGCAGGCAGAATTAACTACAAGTGTCAGGAATGTGGAAAGAGATTCGGCCTGTTATGCGTGTACCAACGCCACTTGCGCTATCACAAAAAGGAACCTAACAAGTGCCCCAGGTGTCCAGCTCAGTTCAAGAATTCGTCATCACTAGAACTTCACCTTCAAAACCACCCTGGCTCTGATGAAATGGGTGTTGATGGACAAATATGTCATGACACTGGTTCCAATGGGGATGATACTGCCCTAGAAAAGGGTAATGCAGAGGACATAGAGGATGACTATATGGACCAAACTCAAAATGATCAAGGTAATTCCTCAGAGGTTCTGTATGAATGCACTGAGtgcacagaaacattcacatgcTTGGAGACGTTTCTTCAGCACCAGACTTCCCATGGCTCAGAAAACAATGGGTAA
- the znf1035 gene encoding zinc finger protein 1035, with amino-acid sequence MANGWDSYFQNLPPLSSDPSTLRRTSESEGSLSQHLENLIDHHDFPGTVASHEAPATNSNFSTNYYSNPSVGNSNSDCVYQTYYKETSWQADGEQMEKDYLSRCGNGDIDFTTDELQTSETFPESFAADLQGLKQDCGILASSFLEDYSDVSSCSDADAGETRPSCKFMAGNLVSKPKKDDTIKHSSSEWLFAPTRNMMFSTENPCPNMSQNNETLPSPLNVTAGENKTESAQDKIESQENPVKSYAGHNQYSTTSNVTTTGSETVEERNVYDGCDDKTQTEHVEKDLTQGIYSNISASQLENLTGDAIEKYPDCNEEEQIPIISQNVEAMFENKQDHLDKKVRRKDLKESSDQEIEGFDNATSTDDQDRNLRENEQDKSEVLKGERKDSGSLKNENLDKQTSLNPTSIGCQDENRDTDSQERKTHSNISQSADPQGINVSDCKDVTHGMRECTKTLTSNSHDTESCLQLSGCQSSESVARDNICSRPAVMTDGLVSETCDKNEQSAKQSHSDLYLEPNGSNTDPSRYGPAVTSNSVSVDTGDKQSIANPVDSCLRQNTSSTDIVTCLENEMTTAMPFLDPGCNGPGVTSESLSVDTSAKDKEGAGTLVVSCVQQNGSSTDISPCQENKSSRIKETTTLPTDPVRTSDSTEQSLNSLELCLQSNTTSTDLNPCPEKKWTRPAKDTNSTSCLDQQQSLHESPLATEPQSLTEDFAENARESFEELATYTGEPSVPGLLYGEPLSREDSSCDTDEIQLDVSPCKNTSFARLDTKSIHSEGQAAHLTSSKQMRKRLQPVVILQTEAINVMSNSYHCTGCQHTTHNVDHLIEHHHCCHSVPNFEFCKTCNVYLMISNEKAETHLCGVTKKKPRLHSDSSLKKKTKRYGGHKCIKCRLVFSKRYKYITHMRTHTGKTPYQCDGCGLYFAQSSTLQRHKVTPGRCKQPKLPVTNPDAVKSKTKPPTQKDLVQTKQSANLPQKDLVQTKQSANLSQKDLVKTKPSANLPQKDLVQKKTSANLPQKDLVQNKPSANLSQKDLVQNKPSANLPQKDLVQNKPSANLPQKDLAQEKQSADLPQKDLVHNKPFADMPDCFVKLVDICKTNMCNVCGKGFSSAVKTKKHFYDVHKGGKLAILQNPTTTLSCEKSQTGENERRGKHKCPLCPRLFKYSYNRARHLRFCVKEAVFGGKEKVGGKYRCPLCHTTFTLSSNRYRHINTFCLRESVNRLAKEAQSRPKTEHKTLLKESEQKTQAFPALAARKTAPRYKCHHCPAVFYHPSGKYRHMKKHELFKLTGSTQMIKYRNSVYSTMSKPAALSSTKTEESKNSLTSDEANNSVSLSCHFCGKCFATTQSLKKHEHNHKGEKPYRCLECGKGFKRHAYLIGHKIVHQRRIQCTVCRKILPTIRELIQHRSTHPKRGMLQCPDCTLQFQYPAHLLRHLDRHKGRNKEPQFEEKAQLKPQQSLESLKEESELKPLQCSLCKEVFNDAQVLRKHCLTHISGSSSHQCPFCKHNFSTRRYLLRHMIKHTGDKPFSCTNCGKQFYRGLYLKLHSEQCLPPQTTHPGKMESKPKGSHKCSYCPRVFTKKMRLKNHHRGHKANSLLVCEKCGQYFGYTKLNQHRKNCEGKELNTSVSPNGNSSSSSSQTSQDVRKMPLQSNATKMLQFKCPYCPHKYRFKSILMRHLVSHTGVQPYACVHCGHRYRTQTACLQHEAFCDGVYKEGQSKIKSDSAKQLSNMPTLRDAAQKPKAEGVAEFKCKFCTKTFMKPRNLRRHILTHNEVKPYRCKACDCCFSRYDHLKVHQGRCKGKRSRLEVCIPKISLEDVGKGWQSKFGIETAEKQETFECEVCSRSFPTQSKLSRHNTLFHVTKLFKCHVCGSSFSHEKTLKKHRKMRKCRKVSKEKNASPSLETNPPTENVTKSIDVARNRILQRIQPHFNKKYKYECSYCPRAFQHGHQLGVHIRLHTGERPFACDYCGLRFIRKDYVQRHIPKCTKKPKQNKVLCDRCGRFFPQVKIANHKKSCTLPSSLSKSTAGQEQQSASESPPKGFSCAYCSSRFLLFSQLQEHFLNAHKMETMVPPVSTAPLQHHLSNIPDIKEEPADVSCDKPVSDGANSICKLDAASDRGITKRFPCPECNMSFVSKAGQMGHMRVHTMEPPFKCKTCKRGFWNKSLLRNHYRKCRFGNISNKNTCRQLEVPLKAEIDFALTDSVLLFKEGTDTTGTGIVQTNFCKEEVIDESPQHSEGNEVQVGSSKEKKAEQYQCSECDKSFTDGLMLISHLEDHGRQEQEKKRNTCHQCGRVCTSPGNLVKHLRTHGIERKYSCPFCNKMFENQTDFESHKSCHDPSRPYACKLCCQRFSVRTSLCDHYKDTHPDDVFTCQFCNKAYSVKKSLARHVKKWHQKEKKNLGSNVQEKRSADQSSSKISTTGESEEEENNGTEDSDSDSAPYFPCHVCGKTFSTSESLEDHQLCHLGEKPHECAECGRCFFQASQLQQHQRMHKSEFQCQACGRGFVSLFALRKHKHTHGKSRPYRCPKCDFSFTGPSQLAEHMSSHREESFPCDICSRVFRSKSSRAEHRKSHSKSSDHHPCSVSEEEHKKSASLPESSSVSNEELKYCCGICGERFRDREFLSEHGCMAAKERPYSCPVCDKHFLHESHLKKHRATHQQSWSRSEYPCYQCNNSFSSSQEFLSHLNTHVDTVEGIKSKTEDGCPSHVFKCPVCHQCFASATELIGHFSMHPDGAYGCKICKITFSSESKLKEHEQRHLTSATEFECTECGQSHLGSVAFLQHSCSHQQQSKTGNEYSDPSAKTSLPSYRQALGEEEEIDVTGEDFYYCPVCSKQFSSKSGLLEHQNKQHPNEKPFKCELCGKSFALRRYLREHMRRHRQKSVAQSAEIKIRCNQCHTEFSSPQELNLHMRVHPTIAVGQHRCDMCYKSFNHLSLLKQHQESHVGQVVYECDECDKAFAFPHLLEEHQLTHAGSAQ; translated from the coding sequence ATGGCTAATGGGTGGGATTCATACTTCCAAAACCTCCCACCTCTGTCATCGGATCCAAGCACTTTGAGAAGGACATCAGAGTCAGAGGGAAGTCTTTCACAGCATCTAGAGAACTTAATTGATCATCATGACTTTCCTGGGACAGTGGCTTCCCATGAAGCCCCTGCAACAAACTCGAACTTCAGCACAAACTATTACTCAAATCCAAGCGTCGGAAATTCCAACTCAGACTGTGTATATCAAACATACTACAAAGAAACGTCATGGCAAGCTGATGGAGAGCAAATGGAAAAAGATTACTTGTCAAGATGTGGAAATGGTGATATAGATTTTACCACAGATGAATTACAGACTTCTGAAACATTTCCTGAATCTTTCGCAGCAGATTTACAGGGACTTAAGCAAGACTGTGGAATACTAGCTTCTTCATTTCTTGAGGACTATTCAGAtgtcagcagctgctctgatgcAGATGCTGGCGAAACAAGGCCCTCTTGTAAATTCATGGCGGGTAATTTAGTTTCAAAACCTAAAAAAGATGACACTATAAAACACAGCTCATCGGAATGGCTTTTTGCTCCTACCAGAAATATGATGTTTTCGACTGAGAATCCATGCCCtaatatgtcacagaataatgAAACTTTGCCCAGTCCGTTAAATGTGACAGCgggtgaaaataaaactgaaagtgCACAAGACAAGATTGAAAGTCAAGAAAACCCTGTCAAATCTTATGCAGGACACAATCAATACTCTACTACTTCTAACGTGACAACTACAGGGAGTGAGACTGTAGAGGAAAGAAATGTGTATGATGGTTGTGATGATAAGACACAAACGGAACATGTAGAGAAAGATCTCACTCAAGGaatttattcaaacatctcGGCAAGTCAGCTTGAAAACTTGACTGGTGATGCAATCGAGAAGTATCCAGACTGCAATGAGGAGGAGCAGATTCCCATCATTTCTCAGAATGTCGAGGCCATGTTTGAGAATAAGCAAGATCACTTGGATAAAAAAGTCAGAAGAAAAGACTTGAAGGAATCATCTGACCAAGAAATAGAGGGATTTGATAATGCTACCTCTACAGATGATCAAGATAGAAATCTGAGAGAGAACGAGCAGGACAAAAGTGAGGTCCtaaagggggaaagaaaagactcaggttcattaaaaaatgagaaTTTGGATAAGCAAACATCTCTTAATCCTACCTCTATTGGTTGTCAAGATGAAAATAGGGACACTGACTCTCAGGAGAGAAAAACTCATTCAAATATCTCTCAATCTGCAGATCCACAAGGTATAAATGTGTCTGATTGTAAAGATGTTACTCATGGAATGAGGGAATGCACAAAAACCTTGACGAGCAACAGCCATGATACTGAATCCTGTTTGCAGTTATCTGGGTGTCAATCTTCCGAAAGTGTTGCTCGGGACAATATTTGTTCACGCCCTGCTGTGATGACTGATGGTCTTGTCAGTGAAACTTGTGACAAGAATGAGCAAAGTGCTAAGCAAAGCCATTCAGATTTGTACTTGGAACCAAATGGCTCCAACACAGATCCAAGTCGTTATGGGCCTGCCGTCACTAgcaacagtgtttctgttgataCTGGAGATAAGCAAAGTATTGCTAACCCTGTAGACTCCTGCTTACGGCAAAATACCTCCAGCACAGACATAGTTACCTGTctagaaaatgaaatgacaactgCTATGCCTTTTCTAGATCCAGGTTGTAATGGTCCTGGTGTCACTAGTGAAAGTCTCTCTGTTGATACAAGTGCCAAGGACAAAGAAGGTGCTGGTACCCTTGTAGTGTCCTGTGTACAGCAAAATGGTTCCAGTACAGACATAAGTCCctgtcaagaaaataaaagttcaaGAATAAAGGAAACCACAACCTTGCCTACCGATCCAGTCAGGACCAGTGACAGTACAGAGCAAAGTCTTAACAGTTTAGAATTGTGCTTGCAGTCAAACACCACAAGCACAGACTTAAATCCCTGTCCAGAAAAGAAATGGACAAGACCAGCAAAGGATACAAATTCAACCTCCTGTCTAGATCAGCAACAGTCACTACATGAAAGTCCATTGGCCACAGAACCACAAAGTCTGACTGAAGATTTTGCTGAAAATGCAAGAGAGTCATTTGAAGAGCTGGCCACATATACAGGGGAACCATCAGTACCTGGCTTGCTGTACGGTGAACCTCTGTCAAGAGAAGACTCGTCTTGTGACACTGATGAAATACAACTCGATGTAAGTCCATGTAAAAATACTTCTTTTGCTAGACTTGACACTAAAAGCATTCACTCAGAAGGACAAGCAGCTCATCTAACATCTTCTAAACAAATGAGAAAACGTCTACAGCCGGTTGTTATACTGCAAACCGAGGCAATAAATGTAATGAGTAACTCTTATCATTGCACAGGTTGCCAACATACAACCCACAATGTAGATCATCTGATTGAACATCACCATTGCTGTCATTCAGTGCCCAATTTCGAGTTTTGCAAGACTTGTAATGTCTACCTGATGATAAGCAatgaaaaagctgaaacacatttgtgtggTGTAACCAAGAAAAAGCCTAGGCTCCATTCTGATTCCAGcctaaagaagaaaacaaaacgcTATGGCGGCCACAAGTGCATTAAGTGCAGACTGGTATTTTCAAAACGATATAAATATATCACACATATGCGGACACACACTGGAAAAACACCCTATCAATGTGATGGATGTGGATTGTATTTTGCGCAGAGTAGTACCTTGCAAAGACACAAGGTTACACCTGGAAGATGCAAGCAGCCTAAATTGCCAGTAACAAATCCTGATGCTGTTAAAAGTAAAACTAAACCACCAACACAAAAGGACTTGGTACAAACGAAACAATCTGCAAATCTACCACAAAAGGACTTGGTACAAACGAAACAATCTGCAAATCTATCACAAAAGGACTTGGTAAAGACGAAACCATCTGCAAATTTGCCACAAAAGGACTtggtacagaaaaaaacatctgcaaatcTGCCACAAAAGGACTTGGTACAGAACAAACCATCTGCAAATCTGTCACAAAAGGACTTGGTACAGAACAAACCATCTGCAAATCTGCCACAAAAGGACTTGGTACAGAACAAACCATCTGCAAATCTGCCACAAAAGGATTTGGCACAggaaaaacaatctgcagatcTGCCGCAAAAGGACTTGGTACACAACAAACCGTTTGCAGATATGCCTGATTGTTTTGTGAAGCTTGTTGACATCTGCAAAACCAATATGTGCAATGTATGTGGTAAAGGCTTCTCATCTGCAGTGAAGACCAAAAAGCATTTCTACGACGTACACAAGGGAGGGAAATTGGCAATTTTGCAGAATCCGACCACAACACTAAGTTGTGAGAAAAGCCAAAcaggagagaatgagagaagaggaaaacatAAATGTCCTCTTTGTCCACGGCTTTTCAAATACTCATACAACAGGGCTCGACATTTGCGTTTCTGTGTCAAAGAGGCAGTATTTGGTGGCAAGGAAAAAGTTGGTGGTAAATATCGGTGCCCGTTGTGTCACACTACCTTCACTTTATCATCCAACCGATATAGacatattaacacattttgcCTCAGAGAGAGTGTTAACCGGCTTGCAAAAGAGGCACAATCAAGGCCAAAGactgaacacaaaacactgttgaaGGAAagtgagcagaaaacacaagccTTCCCAGCTTTAGCAGCCCGCAAGACCGCACCACGTTACAAATGCCATCATTGTCCAGCAGTTTTTTACCATCCTTCAGGAAAGTACAGACATATGAAGAAGCATGAGTTGTTTAAACTCACCGGCTCAACTCAAATGATAAAGTACAGGAATTCAGTTTACTCTACCATGTCTAAACCAGCTGCTTTAAGTAGTACAAAGACTGAAGAGAGTAAGAATAGCTTAACATCAGATGAAGCAAATAACAGTGTTTCCCTAAGCTGTCatttttgtggaaaatgttttgccaCCACACAATCCCTGAAGAAACATGAGCATAATCACAAAGGTGAAAAACCATACCGCTGTCTGGAATGTGGAAAAGGATTCAAGAGACATGCCTATCTGATTGGTCATAAAATCGTTCACCAGAGGAGGATACAATGCACTGTCTGCAGAAAGATTCTTCCAACTATAAGAGAACTGATCCAGCACAGAAGTACACATCCTAAAAGGGGAATGCTTCAATGCCCAGACTGCACTCTGCAGTTCCAGTATCCTGCACACCTCCTCCGACATCTTGACCGCCACAAAGGAAGAAACAAGGAACCTCAGTTTGAAGAGAAAGCACAGTTAAAACCCCAGCAGTCCTTAGAATCTCTGAAAGAGGAGAGTGAACTAAAACCGCTACAGTGTTCCTTATGTAAAGAGGTCTTTAATGATGCCCAAGTACTAAGAAAACATTGTCTTACACATATATCTGGGTCCTCATCGCACCAGTGTCCATTTTGCAAGCATAATTTCAGTACTCGCCGATATTTGCTGCGCCACATGATCAAACATACTGGAGACAAACCCTTTTCCTGCACTAACTGTGGAAAACAGTTTTACCGTGGCTTGTACCTTAAACTTCACAGTGAGCAGTGTTTGCCTCCCCAAACCACACATCCTGGTAAAATGGAGTCCAAGCCAAAGGGATCTCATAAGTGTTCCTACTGTCCACGGGTGTTTACCAAGAAAATGCGGCTGAAAAATCATCACCGTGGGCACAAGGCAAACTCTCTGCTAGTGTGCGAAAAATGTGGGCAGTACTTTGGATATACAAAACTAAACCAGCATCGAAAGAACTGCGAGGGAAAAGAGCTCAACACTAGTGTATCTCCTAATGGCAATTCCAGTTCCAGCAGCTCTCAGACAAGCCAGGATGTCCGTAAAATGCCTTTACAGTCCAATGCAACAAAGATGCTTCAGTTTAAATGTCCTTACTGTCCACATAAGTACCGGTTCAAGTCTATACTCATGAGGCATCTTGTTTCACATACTGGTGTCCAGCCATATGCATGTGTACACTGTGGCCACAGATATAGAACTCAGACAGCATGTTTGCAGCATGAAGCTTTCTGTGATGGTGTTTACAAAGAAGGGCAGTCAAAAATCAAAAGTGATTCGGCTAAACAATTGTCAAACATGCCTACTCTCAGAGACGCAGCGCAAAAGCCCAAAGCAGAAGGTGTTGCTGAGTTCAAGTGCAAATTCTGCACCAAGACTTTCATGAAGCCACGAAACCTGAGACGTCATATTTTGACACATAACGAAGTGAAGCCTTATCGCTGCAAAGCTTGTGACTGCTGCTTTTCAAGGTATGATCATTTAAAAGTACATCAGGGTCGTTGTAAAGGGAAAAGATCAAGACTTGAAGTCTGCATTCCCAAAATTAGTTTGGAGGATGTTGGCAAGGGTTGGCAAAGTAAGTTTGGCATTGAGACTGCTGAAAAGCAAGAGACCTTTGAGTGTGAAGTCTGTTCAAGGAGCTTCCCTACTCAGTCTAAACTTTCCCGACATAACACTTTGTTCCATGTCACAAAATTATTCAAGTGTCATGTCTGTGGCTCATCATTCTCTCATGAAAAAACTCTGAAAAAGCATAGGAAGATGAGAAAATGCAGAAAGGTCTCCAAAGAGAAAAATGCTTCTCCATCACTGGAAACTAATCCCccaacagaaaatgtgactAAATCTATTGATGTGGCGAGAAATCGAATTCTTCAGAGAATCCAGCCTCACTTtaacaaaaagtacaaatacgAATGCAGTTATTGCCCCCGTGCTTTTCAACACGGCCATCAGTTAGGTGTGCACATCCGCCTGCACACAGGCGAGAGGCCATTTGCCTGTGATTATTGTGGTCTGAGATTTATTAGGAAAGACTATGTGCAGCGTCACATCccaaaatgcaccaaaaaaccaaagcaaaatAAAGTGCTTTGTGACAGATGTGGAAGGTTTTTCCCGCAAGTCAAGATtgcaaatcacaaaaaaagttgCACTTTGCCATCAAGCTTATCAAAGTCGACAGCTGGCCAAGAGCAGCAGTCAGCCTCAGAAAGCCCACCAAAAGGCTTCTCTTGTGCATACTGTAGTTCccgttttttgttattttcccagCTCCAagagcattttttaaatgcacacaagATGGAAACAATGGTTCCGCCAGTGTCTACTGCTCCCCTTCAACACCATCTGTCAAATATACCAGACATCAAAGAGGAGCCTGCAGATGTGAGTTGTGACAAACCAGTTAGTGATGGTGCTAATTCAATCTGTAAACTAGATGCAGCTTCTGACAGAGGGATCACTAAACGGTTTCCCTGCCCAGAGTGCAATATGTCTTTTGTGAGTAAAGCTGGACAAATGGGTCATATGCGTGTGCACACAATGGAGCCTCcgtttaaatgtaaaacatgcaaGAGAGGCTTCTGGAATAAAAGTCTCCTCCGTAATCACTACAGGAAATGTAgatttggaaatatttcaaataagAATACATGCCGACAGTTGGAGGTTCCTTTAAAAGCAGAGATTGATTTTGCGCTGACTGACAGTGTTCTCTTGTTCAAAGAGGGCACTGATACAACTGGCACTGGGATTGTGCAGACCAACTTCTGCAAAGAGGAAGTTATAGATGAATCCCCACAGCATTCAGAAGGAAATGAGGTGCAAGTCGGTTCAAGCAAAGAGAAGAAAGCTGAGCAGTACCAATGTTCTGAATGTGATAAGAGCTTCACAGATGGCTTAATGCTCATAAGTCACCTTGAGGACCATGGAAGACAGGAACAAGAGAAAAAGCGCAATACATGTCATCAGTGTGGGCGGGTGTGCACTAGTCCAGGAAATCTTGTAAAACACCTGAGAACACATGGAATTGAGAGGAAGTACTCATGCCCTTTTTGCAACAAGATGTTTGAGAACCAAACTGATTTTGAAAGTCACAAATCATGCCATGACCCAAGTAGACCTTATGCATGTAAACTCTGCTGTCAAAGGTTTTCGGTGAGAACATCTTTATGTGATCATTACAAAGACACTCATCCAGATGATGTATTTACTTGTCAATTCTGTAACAAAGCCTATTCAGTCAAAAAATCACTGGCAAGACATGTTAAAAAATGGCatcaaaaagagaagaagaatctAGGGAGTAATGTACAGGAAAAGAGGAGTGCAGACCAATCCAGCAGTAAAATCAGTACAACTGGtgaaagtgaggaggaggaaaataatgGCACTGAAGACAGCGACTCAGACTCTGCACCATACTTCCCGTGCCACGTGTGCGGCAAGACATTCTCAACATCAGAAAGTCTTGAGGATCATCAGCTCTGTCACCTGGGTGAAAAACCCCATGAATGTGCAGAATGCGGCAGATGCTTTTTCCAGGCATCCCAGTTGCAGCAGCACCAACGAATGCACAAGTCTGAATTTCAGTGTCAGGCATGCGGCAGGggttttgtctctctctttgcacTTCGTAAACACAAGCATACTCATGGGAAGAGCCGTCCATACCGTTGTCCAAAGTGTGACTTCAGTTTCACAGGACCCTCACAGTTAGCAGAACACATGTCCTCCCACCGTGAAGAAAGCTTCCCATGTGACATATGCAGTCGAGTGTTTCGCTCAAAGAGTAGCAGAGCAGAGCATCGGAAAAGCCACTCCAAGTCAAGTGACCATCACCCGTGTTCAGTTTCAGAGGAAGAACATAAAAAATCTGCTTCCCTCCCTGAAAGCTCATCGGTATCAAACGAAGAACTGAAATATTGTTGCGGCATTTGTGGTGAGCGTTTCAGAGACCGAGAGTTTCTCTCCGAGCATGGTTGCATGGCAGCCAAAGAGCGACCATACTCGTGCCCTGTCTGTGATAAACATTTTCTGCATGAGTCTCACCTGAAAAAGCACAGGGCCACTCATCAACAATCCTGGTCTAGAAGTGAATATCCATGTTATCAGTGTAACAAtagtttctcctcctctcaggaGTTCCTCAGCCATCTTAACACCCATGTTGATACTGTAGAAGGAATTAAATCAAAGACTGAAGATGGTTGTCCTTCACATGTTTTCAAATGTCCAGTTTGCCATCAGTGTTTTGCCAGTGCCACTGAATTGATCGGTCATTTTTCCATGCATCCTGACGGTGCATATGGATGCAAAATTTGTAAAATAACCTTTTCATCTGAAAGTAAGCTTAAAGAACACGAGCAACGTCATCTGACATCCGCTACTGAATTTGAATGCACAGAATGTGGCCAGAGCCATCTGGGAAGCGTTGCTTTCCTTCAGCACAGCTGTTCCCATCAACAACAGTCAAAAACAGGGAATGAATACTCAGATCCATCAGCTAAGACTTCCCTTCCATCTTATCGTCAAGcactgggagaggaggaggagattgaTGTTACAGGCGAGGACTTTTACTATTGCCCCGTTTGCTCAAAGCAGTTCTCGTCAAAAAGTGGCCTCTTGGAGcatcaaaataaacagcacCCAAATGAGAAGCCATTCAAATGTGAGCTTTGTGGAAAATCATTTGCCTTGAGGCGGTACCTCAGAGAACACATGCGTAGGCATCGTCAAAAATCTGTTGCTCaatcagcagaaataaaaatcagatgtaACCAGTGCCACACTGAATTCAGTTCACCCCAAGAACTGAATTTGCATATGAGAGTACATCCCACCATTGCAGTTGGACAGCACCGCTGTGATATGTGCTACAAGTCATTCAACCACTTGTCGCTCCTTAAGCAGCACCAAGAAAGTCATGTTGGTCAAGTTGTATATGAATGTGACGAATGTGATAAAGCCTTTGCTTTCCCTCACCTACTGGAAGAACATCAACTGACTCATGCTGGGTCCGCTCAGTAA